A stretch of DNA from Coccidioides posadasii str. Silveira chromosome 1, complete sequence:
ACGCCATGGGTAGAGAATTGATCACAACCTACCCTGTGTTCAAAGCGTCTCTCGAGGAAGCCGATGGCTTTCTGCGAGACCTTGGCGCCGACTGGTCGCTAATGGAGGAGCTTGGCCGTGATGCCAAAACAAGCAAGGTCAACCAGACGGCCTTCAGCATCCCCATCTGTGCCGCGGTGCAGATCTCGCTGGTCCGGTTATTGGAGACCTGGGGAGTTACCCCGTCAGCTGTGACAAGCCACTCCAGCGGAGAGATTGCCGCAGCATATACGGTAGGCGCTATCAGCCTCCGCCTCGCCATGGGGATCGCGTACTATAGGAGCAGACTAGCCGCCGAAATGACCCTGGATGGGCCTATCAAGGGCGGCATGCTGGCGGTTGGCCTTGGTCATGGGGACGTGGAAAAATATCTAGAGCGGCTGACTTGCGATGCTCGAGCTGTGGTGGCCTGCATCAACAGCCCGTCTAGCACGACGGTGGCGGGCGACATTGCGGCGATCGAGGAACTCGAGACGTTGCTCAAAGCTGAGGGCCTGTTTGCTCGCCGGCTTCGAGTAGACACTGCGTACCACTCCCACCACATGGAGCCCGTTGCGGAGGACTACCGCCAGGCGCTCCGCAAGATGCCGAAGGAAGAACCAAAGACTAAGTGTCTAGGGCCCATCGCTTTTGCATCCCCCGTCACTGGCTACCGCATGACCAGCACCGGAGCAATCGCCGACCCGGAACACTGGGTCGGCAGTCTAATGCAGCCCGTCCAGTTCGTTGACGCATTCATCGAGATGGTCCATGGCGACTTGTCTGCCGACGCAGCTAGCCAAAGCGTCGATATCATTGTCGAGATTGGCCCACACACCGCTCTCGGAGGCCCCATTCAGGAGATTCTCACCCTGGAGGACTTTGAGGGAATCCGGCTGCCGTACTATGGTAGTCTCGTGCGGCACGCTCACGCGGTCGAGTGCCTCCAGACACTTGCGTCGAACTTGCTCAGGGAAGGCTATCCGCTCGACATCGAAGCCGTCAACTTCCCCCAAGGGAGGAGCCAGGACGTGCGCGTCTTGACCGACCTCCCGTCGTATCCCTGGAACCATCAAACAAGACACTGGCTTGAACCGCGGTTCAATCTGGGCCTTCGCCAGAGGGATCATCGTCCACATGAGCTCCTCGGCTCGCTGGTCCCGGGAACCAACCCTGAAGCACCGGTGTGGAGACACATCCTGCGTGCTACCGAGTCACCTTGGGTTCAAGACCACGTCATCCAGTCCAAGATGCTCTATCCCGGCTGTGGGTTTATCTGCTTGGCTATCGAGGCCGCCACGCAACAGCTGGCCATCGCCGAAGAACAGGAGGGCCGTGAGATATCTGGTTACCGGATTCGAGACATGAGCGTGCAGCAGGCACTCGTCATTCCAGATACCGCTGAAGGCATTGAAATTCAAACGGCTCTCCGTCCGGTCAGTGACAAGGCCGTTGGCTTGCGAGGCTGGAAGGAGTTCGAGGTCCTTTCCATCACTCCAGAGAACAGATGGATGCGACATGCACAGGGTCTTGTTATGGTTGAGTTCGACAACGTTCAAAACGGCGTCTCCTCTTTGGACCAAGAAATACAACATGCACGACTGATCGATGCCATTGATATGTGGAGTACCCTGGAATCTCTCGGCATCAAGTACGGTCTGACGTTCAGGAACATTAGCGACATCCGCCAGTCGAAGAAAGAGCTTCGATCAACAAGCACCATCACTGTGCCTGATACATCTGTGCCCAACGACCTACCTCGCAACCACATCATCCACCCTGCCACGCTCGACGCCGTCGCGCAAGCCGCCTTTACCCCTCTTCCCGGCGCTGCTTTCCACCAAGAGAGCCCTCGAGTTTTCCAGTCAATCGAAAGACTCTGGGTCTCGAGTAAAATCAACCGTGAGGCAGGCCAGGCGTTCCAATGTCACACGAAACTCGACTATGCAGATGTACAAGGCATAAGGGCGGGAGTTGTACTTGTTGACCAAGACAGACCTGTGGTTGAGGTGCATGGGCTTCAACTACGCTCACTGGGTGGGAGTGGGACACAGTCTGCGCAAGGAGGACTCTGTGCCAGAGTGGCTTGGGAGCGCGATCTTGGTTTGAATCTTCACTCAGGCGTCGCCTTGCACACGGGTGAAGATGAGAATCTCCGAAGACTTTCCCTCTATTTTATGGAAGATGCTCTAGCCGACATCTCTCCACTCGAAGCGGATAAGCTTCAGGGCCATTACCGCGCATTCTACGCCTGGATGAAGGACAAACTGCAGTTTGCCACGCCAGATGCTATACGGCCAGATCGAGCACTTCTCACCCAGCGCGTGGCAGAAGCGAGCCCCAGGGGCGAGATGTTGTGCCGCGTGGGCCCATGTCTAGCGGCCATCCTCCGCAGCCAGAGGGCGCCCCAAGATCTCATGGACGAAGGTGGCCTCCTCGAGAAGTGGTCCTCAAACCACGATGATGGCGTTTCGCAAGGAGCCGCACTGCTCCGCCAAATCGTACACAAGCAGCCTCGTGCACGGGTCCTCGAGATTGGCGCCCGACTAGACGTCACGACACGCGCCATGCTAGAAGCACTAGGTCCGCTTGGCTCTTTGTATCACTTTACCAACGCCTCGGATGATGACTTTAAGCACGCCGAACAGGAGCTAGCCGCGTGGGGTGATATCCTTATGTTCGACACGCTCGACGTTGCCAAAGAGCCATCCTCGCAGGGATTCGAGCTGGGCAACTACGACGTTGTGATTGCATCTGGGATCGTGCAACCGTCGACCCAAACTTTGGCAAACGTGCAGGCCCTCATAAAGCCGGGTGGTAAGCTGTTGATGGTCCAGGCGCCTCGCTACGAGCTCGATAGACAGCTTGTGCTTCGTCTCCTCCCCGAGTGGTGGGATGCCAAGGGTAATGATCCAAATCCATCCTTGGAGGTTGTCTCGTGGGATCAGCTTCTCAAAGATGCGGGCTTTAGTGGCGTCGACGTTGCCGTATCCAGCGCGATTATATCAGTAGTGCCGCCGATTGATTCGGCCCGGCCGCCTCGCTCCGACGATATCATCCTCGTCACCAGTAACAAGACAGGCGGTCCTCCACCACAATGGCTTGAGGGCCTGCGGCATTTCATCTCCACATTGGAGCCTGACACGGCTCCTTCCCCTCTGCCCGACGTATACGTTCTCGAGTCTGCTTCGGCAGCATTATATACTGGAAAGATCTGCGTCTTCCTGGGCGAAATCAACCAGCCCATGCTCCGGGACATGGACGCCACGGTCTTTGAAGCCATTAAAGCTATGACCACCAAGTGCAAAGGCCTGCTTTGGGTGACGCGTGGCGGCTCCGTCGACTGTGAAAAGCCAGACCTCGGTCTTGCGGCAGGATTCCTTCGCGCCGCAAGGAGCGAGTATCTTGGTCGGTCGTATGTCACACTGGATCTCGACCCCTCTGCATCTCCCTGGTCGGAGGATGACGTCCAAGCAATCGTGCAAGTCTTGAAAGTGGGTTTCGACGGTTCCTCACTGGGCGAGTTTGAGTACGCCATGCGAGACGGCGTGTTTAAGATACCCCGTGTCCTCAACGATACGTCCCGTAATCGTCTTGTCTCACCCGCCGATGCTGCAGCCACCGACGCCGTCACACTGGTGCCGCTACGCCAAGCAGACCGAGCTTTGAGCTTGCAGGTTGGTGTTCCCGGCAGGCTTGACACTCTCTCTTTTACGGAAGATGCGTCCCTTTCCGATACCTGTGAGCTGTCTCCTGAAATGGTCGAGATCGAGCCTCGTGCCTACGGCATCAACGCGCGCGATGTCATGGTCGCCACCGGCCAGCTACGGGACGAGTCCATGGGGCTCGAGTGCGCTGGCATCATCACCCGTGTGGGCACTGAAGCCGCCGCGCAAGGCTATACCATCGGTGATAACGTCTTCGGTCTCCTGCCGCGCGGACAGTTTGGCAGCATCGCGCGCACGCCCTGGACAAGTATCATGCAGATGCTTCCGGGCCTTAGCTTTGAGGAGGCTGCTTCTCTCCCTATGGCTTACTGTACCGCGTATATCTGCCTTACAGGCCTTGCGCACCTGCAGCGCGAGCAGACGGTTCTCATCCATGCGGCTGCAGGAAGTGTGGGACAGGCGGCTATCATGATAGCGCGTCATGTAGGCGCGGAGGTCTTTGTTACTGTCGGGACTCCTGAGAAACGCGAGTTGATGATACACAGATATGGTATCCCGGAAGATCACCTCTTCAGCAGTCGAGATACGTCGTTTGGGGCAGGCGTGCTTAGCGCTACCCATGGCCGGGGCATCGACGTTGTCCTTAACTCCCTATCTGGATCACTTCTCCAAGAGAGTTTCAATGTACTCGCTCCGTTTGGTCATCTTGTCGAAATCGGCCAACGCGACCTTGATGCCAATAGCTATCTGGCGATGCGGCCCTTCAATCACCCTGCGTCCTTCTCATCGTTTTCGCTGCTTGCTCTGGCCCAACACAATCCGCGTCAGTTGCATCGCGCCATGGTCGAAATCACCCAGCTCGTTGGAGAGCACAAGCTTTCGCCGGTCCATCCCCTCACATCCTACCCCATGAGGGACGTTTCAGAAGCGTTCCGTCATCTGCAGACAGAGAGCCACGTCGGCAAAGCCGTGTTGTCTATTGGATCAGACGTCATGGTCCCGATGCTGCGACAATCGCCGACTCCAAAGTTCTCGCCGGATGCGTCCTACCTCCTGGTTGGTGGTGTGGGTGGTATTGGTTGCTCTATTGCGCGTTGGATGGCCGATCAAGGGGCCAAGAATGTCATCATCTTATCAAGGAGTGCGGGCCGGAGTGAGCAAGCTGCTGCGCTCGTCGACGAACTCAGCCAGGTGGGCTGTCGGGTCAAGGCTGTGAGCTGTAATGTCTCAAGCGGAAGTGGCCTTGCAGATTCGCTGCGCCAATGTCAAGAAGACGGTCTACCACCTATTCGCGGTGTCATACAAGGAGCAATGGTTCTGAAGGTAAGTCGCACAACTGTTGAAGGCATACGTCTGTCGTTACTAATAACTGCCCAGGATACACTCCTTGAGCGAATGACGCTTGTTGATTACCAAACCGCCATCCACCCCAAAGTCCATGGCACATGGAACCTACACACCCAGTTCGCGCAGACAGACTCTCTGGACTTCTTCGTGATGCTCTCTTCAGCTGTTGCTGTCGCCGGTAATGTCAGCCAGGCCAACTACGCTGCGGGAGGGTCGTACCAAGATGCATTGGCTCGCTGGCGGGTGTCGCAAGGTCTGCCTGGCGTCTCTATCAATCTTGGAGCCGTCAAGGGCATCGGCGTCGCTGCCAATACAGGTGTGTTGGGTCACTTGCAGAGAGTGGGTTACTCGCCCATCAACGAGGAGCAGGTCCTCTCGATACTCGGTACCACCATTCTCCATCCGTATGATCCGCAGGTTGTGGTCGGGCTAGACTCTCGCCCAGGCTCCCATTGGGATGCCAAGGGCGAGTCCCAGCTCGGGCGCGATATGCGGTTTGCTGCCCTTAAGCCCCTTGAGACCGACGGTGCAGGGGGAACGAACCCGACAGGAAGCTCCAACTCACTCGCCAGCAAGCTCGCCACGGCCAAGTCACTGGAACAAGCTGTCGACCATGTTGGCGCAGCTATTGCGGAGAAGATCTCAGACATCTTCATGATCCCTCTCGACGATATCGACTTGGCCAACAAGCCGGCACAGTATGGGATCGACTCTCTTGTTGCAGTTGAGCTCCGAAATATGCTCGTTCAGCAAGCTGCGGCCGAGGTGTCTATCTTTGATATTTTGCAGAGCGTCTCATTAGCTGCGCTGGCGGCCGCTATTGCTGCTAAAAGCGCATATATCAGCGAGTAGAAATAGGGTCGCCTTCCCTCCCCTTAAAGAAGAACGTAGCCCCAAGGGCACCAGTCTCagaaaacctacatgataGTATCCATGATATTATTGACTTTTCAGTCCCAGCCATGCCATTAAACCAATAAACAGACTTCGTATCGGGCTCTACAGCCCATTTGGAGATCTCTCGCAAGACTTCGCTCTGAGTATCAGAAATACACTCGAGATTGTGCTCGTTGGCGTGAGAATCGTATATAGCTCCCTTCGCAATAGGGAGCTTCGCAAGCGCCATCTTATAGTCCATGTCGAGTAACGTAACCTTGTTTGCCCATATGGTTAGAGCAGTCTCTTTGGTGCCAACAGTTAATTCACGTCTGATCAATCTGCGTTGCAAATAAGATAGCGCCCCTAGACAGAGTTCGCTATCCCTATTGCAATCAACCGTCCTTCTAGAAAACAATAATATCTCAATGAATTCTAGTAGGCGTACCATTCTATTATGCGTGCTTGTAGTCCAGCTTCTAAAGCTGCTGCTACTTCTGTTTTTTCAGGGTTCAGTTTCTGGCTGGCATTGCTGTAATCTAGCCTGTAAAGCCGCAGCCTCCTCCATAGCCTGTCCGATCTTTTCAATGTTGGCAAATTGGGAATCTGGATCCAATTGAACCTTTTTCCTGATTTTCGAATGCCAAAAGGCTTCTGCTTGACTGCTAAGCTTATGAACAACAGCCAGCTGAGCAGCTTGTTGAGAATTCAGTTCTCCAATCAGCTTGGTAGTCTTCTGTAAGAAAGCTCTCTTGGCTCGATCAAATTTACCCTCTCTACCCAGTTTCTCCAAAAATTATATATATGGCGGGTGGGTCTAGGACCCTAGGATGTAGAGGTTTGTTTTGGGGGCTTGTTTGACATTGCATTCGGATCTAAGAGGATCCAATCCTTTAATAGTGTTCCATGGGACTAATCCAACAGCTTTCCATCCATTTCTAATCACTCACGGTTCTAAAGCCTTTATACATGCCTGAGAATAAGCCTTGATAAagcatttcttcttgactGGAGCTGCATTATCTAGATAACTCAATTCCGCAATAGCAGAGCGATAATGAGCTTTCATAGACGAAAAGAACAGCAAGCTCTAATGGTTGCAGCAAACGGGATGAATGACAAGGCAAGAAGACTAGCTGGACATCATTCTGCTTGCAGAGCCAAAGAAATTCAATGGCTATATGACTGCTATGACCATCCGTAACCAGCATTCTATGCCCTCTATTGCTAGGAGCAGTTCCTGGCAGAAAGATCTCTTTAAGCCAGTTAAGCCCTGTCCCATTTGACGTCCATCCACTGTCCGAAGTGATATATACCCAGTCTGGCACTTCTCCAGCTTTAAAACAAGAGGGTTGAGGGTGTTTGCCCTAAAAAAATCACTGCTAGGGGTTGGATAGACTGACCATCAGCGCTGACGGCCTCCACAATTGACACCCACTCATGATTCTCTGGAGCTTTGAGGTAGGTCTTATTCCTCCCGGCTCTGGCAAGCACCCTAGCATTTGGACAGGAGTCTAGAGCAATGCCATGTTCATCCATATTCCATATATTCTCTGTAGCGATGTTGAAGCGGCTTTGGGTCTCATTGAATGGCAAAATTGCCGGATTTGCTCAGACTAGGTTCCCTCAATTTTTCTAGCATCAATCCGCTTGCCAATGCAAGAAGTGACCTTAGGATTGAGTTGTCAAAGCCAGTTACCCAGTCCTTGCCCAAATTATAGTATCTCCATTCATTTGGAGGACTCAGTCACTTGTGCTGTAAGTCATTGATGAGCGGATTTGTTCGACCATCCAGGCGAGAGCAAAGGGTAGACCTTGGGGTGTTGTATGCTGCAGCCACAGTTTTAACAGAAGATATTGTACCATTTTCAAAATCTCTAATAGCAATGCTAATGGCAACCTCACATTGAGAGCTCATTTTCACAGGATGGTTGAGATATTGTGTGTTTCGTTGAAAAAGTAGGATTGCGCGCGGGTGGTGAAGTCTATGGGCGCTATCTTGGTTAAAATGGCCTGTGTCAAGCGACCTGGGTTCACCAGAGTCTCTTAAATATCTTGGCTTCTGCACAGCCATCTTAACGCGCGGGATAGCGAACTTGCTCAAAGCAGTTTTTCTTTTGCCAGGGTCCAATTTTGCCTGAAGTTcttcaacaagcatttgaCTCTCGTCCAAGATGGATTGCAGTTCCTCATTGTTAGCGAAGTATTGGTCGTGATCGTGAGGATTTGCCCAACAAATGCTGCATGCTCTCTGCTACATCACCTAGGAGGTTGGCCCCTTCTTTAGCCGCCCAACATCCTCCCTTGCCTTCGTGACACCTTTCGTTTATTATGCGCAGACTTTGATCACCTTGGCAGATAGCTCGGCAACAGCAAAAGCGCTGGCGGCCACGCCGAAGACTTCAGCCATCGCGGACGACTATATATGGGGATCGTTTCGAGGGCCGTGCTTATTACGATAACTGTATCTTGGGTAGTGAACAAAGTTGCACTTTGATCAATTATGCCGTCACCAGTATGTCGGGCTGACACCAAGAAACTTGAGGGAAGCCGGTGCTTTGCATCGTTCAATTGCATCGTTGCAAAGTAGCTGCGCTGATCACAGCTGGACCTCTTCTGTGATCAAATTGGCCGAACCTGCTGCAAAAGCATGGCTTTAACCTCAGGGGTTATTCGAGCCTTACGGCAAGTTCCCCAGGGAGTTTACAGCGACAGATGATAAAGGTGATCATATATGAGTAAATGGACTTCCAGCGAATCGCCAAAAGCGAAAGCGCTTGAGATGGGCGTGGTTTTCAGACCTTGCTTGTCATTCAGCCTGAAGCGGGCGTGCAGCGGATTCAAGGCTCGGGCGTGGCGGACGGCAAACTGCACTCCAAGGATTCACAAACTAGGCCGCGGGGTGAAACGACCTCTGTGCTTCGAGAAGCTAGATGGACAGCGGCAGCGATACTCGGCGTGCTCAAGGCCGGGCGATGACTTTGGAACCCTGGGTCCGGGCCTAGCATAGATCATTGGCGAATCATTCTGGAAAAGATCGATGAACGTCTAGCCTTGACATCAGCCGCCTACGGGAGGGTTGGCTTCGGTGCCGGGCAATACGAGGATTGCTGTCAGCCGGACTCGCTGGCACTCCTTCGCAAGTCTTGTTAACGTTTTCCTCCCTGGAATTCCAACAGACACTACCGTGGACTGTATGATCTGTCCAGCCGAAGTCTTATCATCAGCTACATGGGCTCCTAGTAGTGGGGCAGTGACGCAGAGCGAATGTAAATTTATCAGCCGCGCTGCCGAAAATTCCGAGCGCATATACGAACCTAGGCAATGCGCAGCTTGTTCAGACCAGGGGTCGGTATGAGTACAGTGAAGAGGCTATGCAGTTGAATGTGTTAGTTGTTGGGTGGACCTACCAATTGAATCAAGCTCGCATTCCTCGGCACTGTTGGAGAGCTGATCTTGATCCTTGCACGTAGTTACCTTAGGGATCCGGGTTAGGACGGCGGCAGCATTCATCGCAAGACCCGCCACGGCTGCTACGCGATGGTACAACGAGGACGGTACCCTCAGCTTTGCCGGGCGAAGGGCACGCCGGTCAAATATCGCGACCAGCGGGTGGAGTTGCATTGTATAGTATTTTGGCAAAGCCCTCCCCGCCGCCAATACGCCGACGCTATAAGTAGTATACCTCAATTCAGTCTCTGCCTCTCTGCACCATCTTCGAAGTTGGAGAAATTACCCACGACCTCAATAGCATCGAAGCCTCAATCCTGTACCTCACCTAGCTTAAAAAGTGTTCCCGAAACGATTTAGGTTTTCCACATATCATGGACGCAAGGAACCAGGAATACCACAGGAATACCCTCCACCTCCCACGTATTCTCTGCTTACACGGTGGCGGGACCAACGCACGCATTTTCAAGTCGCAATGCCGTGTGGTCTCGCGCATGCTAGAGCCATACTTCCGATTTGCCTATGCTGAAGCGCCGTTCGATTCAATGCCGGGGCCGGACGTCGTCTCGGTTTACGCTGACTATGGCCCGTTCAAGCGATGGCTCCCGGAGCACGATGAGGTCGAGGATAGAGCGGGAATTGAAGCTATCAACAACTCGATAAAGACCGCCATGATAGAGGACGATAGATCGGGTGCAACGGGTCCATGGGTGGGATTGCTGGGTTTCAGTCAAGGCGCGAAGCTGGCTGCAAGCTTGATTTTCCGACAACAAGTCCGAGCCGAGAAACTGGGGCGGGCGAAAGCTGGGTCTGACTGGAAGTTCGCTGTGCTGATGGCCGGACGAGCACCGATAGTGTCCCTTGATCCGGATGTTTTCAGGTCTTCTTTGTTGAGCAACCTGTCACAGACTGGTTTGTCGGGGCCTCCGGAGTTGGGGGATATCATGGGAGAGGAACACGTCCTCAAACTACCCACCATACATGTCCATGGGTTGGCAGATCCAGGTCTTCATTTACACCGTGAGCTCCTCGAGAACTACTGCAGCGTCGACAGCGCCCGGGTTGTGGAGTGGAATGGCGCGCATCGGGTGCCGCTAAAAAGTGCCGATGTGAATCCTCTCATTGAGGAGATTTTGAACCTAGCAAAGGAGATTGGGGCGTTATGAGATTCGGAGTTGCTGAAGTCAGTGAAAGGAAAAAGACACTTATGGATGTTGGCGCgcaattatagatttgacaCCGTGTGAGGATGCTCACGGTAAAGGCAAACGGAAAAGACGAAGAGAGCGAACACGCGACATTTCAAACCCTGGAGGACTAGATGAGCAAGCAGACTATGTACTGAAAAATATACCTATCGAGAGCCACGAAACTATTCACCCATTTGCACTTGCATCGTGGGAGAAACGAACACAGACAATTGCCGATAGAACAACAGCAACGCAGGCCGCGGCCGTCCGTATCGCCATAAGCAGCTCGGCACAGAACAGTGTGGGAGGGATCGGCGGAATCATCGAAATGCCAACATCAGCACTCCGTACAAAGCGAACCGAGGGTTAACATCTCCAGTACCACACTTGGGATAAAAGAAGAACGGAACCCATGTTCGGGGATACTGGCGACAATGGCAAACGCCTTGAAGTCGCCACCAAGGGTTAGATATCGCAACATCATCATTATCACGAAGGGAAAGAAGCCGCCGTGTGGTTACACCCAGTGACCCTCGGCAACAGTCCAGACAAGATCAGGTCCAACGGCATACATGTCTAGTCTCCTCCTTGTTCTCCCGCCTAGATTCGTTCAG
This window harbors:
- a CDS encoding Type I Iterative PKS (antiSMASH:Cluster_1.1~SMCOG1022:Beta-ketoacyl synthase~EggNog:ENOG410QD81~COG:I); translation: MGSEPIAIIGLSCKFAGDATSPAKLWTLLEEGRSAWSEIPSSRFNPKGAYHPSREKLSTSHIRGGHFLEEDLALFDAAFFNFSAETASTLDPQFRLQLESVYEALENAGLPLSQVAGSNTSVFAGTFFHDYRDALIRDEDNLPRSFITGIGSAMASNRISHFFDLRGASMTIDTGCSTTLVALHQAVENLRSRGSEMSIVGGANVLLNPDNFKALGSFGFLSPDGKCFAFDERANGYGRGEGVATIVIKRLEDALAAGDPIRAIIRESVLNQDGKTESLTSPSQAAQEALMRGCYAKAGLEPLQTQYFEAHGTGTATGDPIEAGAIASVFQSHRRREEEALRIGSVKTNIGHTEATSGLASVIKVVLAMEKGVLPPSINFEKPNPQLALDDWRLKVVTELEKWPVAPGQKMRASVNNFGYGGSNAHIIMEDANGCSQNRSVNGNVNGEVNGNTNGVGAHAAGTAGDKYKLLLVSAKDEHAHENMVARLADFLRQKEQHGPQDTETLLQSLAYTLGQRRTMFPWVAAYPVPITQGLDGVAKILETPKFRPSRPSQRPRIGMVFTGQGAQWYAMGRELITTYPVFKASLEEADGFLRDLGADWSLMEELGRDAKTSKVNQTAFSIPICAAVQISLVRLLETWGVTPSAVTSHSSGEIAAAYTVGAISLRLAMGIAYYRSRLAAEMTLDGPIKGGMLAVGLGHGDVEKYLERLTCDARAVVACINSPSSTTVAGDIAAIEELETLLKAEGLFARRLRVDTAYHSHHMEPVAEDYRQALRKMPKEEPKTKCLGPIAFASPVTGYRMTSTGAIADPEHWVGSLMQPVQFVDAFIEMVHGDLSADAASQSVDIIVEIGPHTALGGPIQEILTLEDFEGIRLPYYGSLVRHAHAVECLQTLASNLLREGYPLDIEAVNFPQGRSQDVRVLTDLPSYPWNHQTRHWLEPRFNLGLRQRDHRPHELLGSLVPGTNPEAPVWRHILRATESPWVQDHVIQSKMLYPGCGFICLAIEAATQQLAIAEEQEGREISGYRIRDMSVQQALVIPDTAEGIEIQTALRPVSDKAVGLRGWKEFEVLSITPENRWMRHAQGLVMVEFDNVQNGVSSLDQEIQHARLIDAIDMWSTLESLGIKYGLTFRNISDIRQSKKELRSTSTITVPDTSVPNDLPRNHIIHPATLDAVAQAAFTPLPGAAFHQESPRVFQSIERLWVSSKINREAGQAFQCHTKLDYADVQGIRAGVVLVDQDRPVVEVHGLQLRSLGGSGTQSAQGGLCARVAWERDLGLNLHSGVALHTGEDENLRRLSLYFMEDALADISPLEADKLQGHYRAFYAWMKDKLQFATPDAIRPDRALLTQRVAEASPRGEMLCRVGPCLAAILRSQRAPQDLMDEGGLLEKWSSNHDDGVSQGAALLRQIVHKQPRARVLEIGARLDVTTRAMLEALGPLGSLYHFTNASDDDFKHAEQELAAWGDILMFDTLDVAKEPSSQGFELGNYDVVIASGIVQPSTQTLANVQALIKPGGKLLMVQAPRYELDRQLVLRLLPEWWDAKGNDPNPSLEVVSWDQLLKDAGFSGVDVAVSSAIISVVPPIDSARPPRSDDIILVTSNKTGGPPPQWLEGLRHFISTLEPDTAPSPLPDVYVLESASAALYTGKICVFLGEINQPMLRDMDATVFEAIKAMTTKCKGLLWVTRGGSVDCEKPDLGLAAGFLRAARSEYLGRSYVTLDLDPSASPWSEDDVQAIVQVLKVGFDGSSLGEFEYAMRDGVFKIPRVLNDTSRNRLVSPADAAATDAVTLVPLRQADRALSLQVGVPGRLDTLSFTEDASLSDTCELSPEMVEIEPRAYGINARDVMVATGQLRDESMGLECAGIITRVGTEAAAQGYTIGDNVFGLLPRGQFGSIARTPWTSIMQMLPGLSFEEAASLPMAYCTAYICLTGLAHLQREQTVLIHAAAGSVGQAAIMIARHVGAEVFVTVGTPEKRELMIHRYGIPEDHLFSSRDTSFGAGVLSATHGRGIDVVLNSLSGSLLQESFNVLAPFGHLVEIGQRDLDANSYLAMRPFNHPASFSSFSLLALAQHNPRQLHRAMVEITQLVGEHKLSPVHPLTSYPMRDVSEAFRHLQTESHVGKAVLSIGSDVMVPMLRQSPTPKFSPDASYLLVGGVGGIGCSIARWMADQGAKNVIILSRSAGRSEQAAALVDELSQVGCRVKAVSCNVSSGSGLADSLRQCQEDGLPPIRGVIQGAMVLKDTLLERMTLVDYQTAIHPKVHGTWNLHTQFAQTDSLDFFVMLSSAVAVAGNVSQANYAAGGSYQDALARWRVSQGLPGVSINLGAVKGIGVAANTGVLGHLQRVGYSPINEEQVLSILGTTILHPYDPQVVVGLDSRPGSHWDAKGESQLGRDMRFAALKPLETDGAGGTNPTGSSNSLASKLATAKSLEQAVDHVGAAIAEKISDIFMIPLDDIDLANKPAQYGIDSLVAVELRNMLVQQAAAEVSIFDILQSVSLAALAAAIAAKSAYISE
- a CDS encoding uncharacterized protein (antiSMASH:Cluster_1.1~EggNog:ENOG410PIW7~COG:S~BUSCO:12528at33183) yields the protein MDARNQEYHRNTLHLPRILCLHGGGTNARIFKSQCRVVSRMLEPYFRFAYAEAPFDSMPGPDVVSVYADYGPFKRWLPEHDEVEDRAGIEAINNSIKTAMIEDDRSGATGPWVGLLGFSQGAKLAASLIFRQQVRAEKLGRAKAGSDWKFAVLMAGRAPIVSLDPDVFRSSLLSNLSQTGLSGPPELGDIMGEEHVLKLPTIHVHGLADPGLHLHRELLENYCSVDSARVVEWNGAHRVPLKSADVNPLIEEILNLAKEIGAL